The following nucleotide sequence is from uncultured Roseateles sp..
GTGATCGCGCGGCAGGCGGGCAGCACGCAGATCGGCTATGAAGTCACGGCCGCCAACCTGCCGGTGCTGGCGCCGCCGGCCACGCCCCTGGTGCTGGTGACCCGATGAAAACGCGGGGCAGGGGCTTCACGCTGATCGAGCTGGTCATCACCGTGGCCATTGTCGGCTTGCTGGCCACCATGGCCATGCCGCTGGCGGAGCTGGCGGTGCGCCGCAACAAGGAGCAGGCGCTGCGGCAGGCGCTGCGCATCATCCGCAGCGGGCTGGACGAATTCAAGCGGGCCTCGGATGCGGGGCATATCGAGCGTGCGGCCGATGCCAGCGGGTTTCCGGCCAGCCTGGAGCTGCTGGTGGCCGGCGTGCCGGACGCCAAGGACCCGGCCAAGAAGAAGATTTTCTTCCTGCGCCGCCTGCCGCCCGACCCCTTCTTCGATGGCCCGGCCGACGCGCTGCCGGCCCAGACCTGGGGTCAGCGCAGCTACGCCTCGGGGCCGGAGAACCCGATGGCCGGCAAGGACGTGTTTGACGTCTATTCCACCTCGGCGGGCACCGGCCTGAACGGCCGGGCCTACAGGGAGTGGTAGCGATGCGCGGTCTCCGCTGCGGCTTCACCCTGATCGAGTTGCTGGTGGTGATGGCCATCCTGGCCACCTTGCTGACGATTGCCTCGCCGCGCTACTTCGGCTCGATGGAACGCTCGAAGGAAAACACCTTGAAGCAGTCGCTGGCGGTGATGCGTGACGCGATCGACAAGTTCTACAGCGACAACGGCCAGTACCCCGAGGCGCTGGCCGACCTGGCCACCAGGCGCTATCTGCGTGCCATTCCGGTCGACCCCATTACCGGCAGCGCCGAGACCTGGACCACGGTAGCGCCGCCCCCGTCCGGCCTCAACAGGGGCGAGGCGCTCAAGGGCTCGGTATACGACGTGCACAGCGGCGCCGCCGGCCAGACCGAACGCGGCGCGGAGTACTCGTCGTTATGAAGGGGGCCACTTCGCAACGGGGCTTCACCTACCTGGGGGCGCTGTTCTTCGTGGCGCTGCTGGGCTCGGCCCTGGCCCTGGCGGGCGAACTGTGGAGCACGCAGGCCCAGCGCGATCGCGAGGAGGAGTTGCTGTTCGCCGGCCGGCAGATCCGCAACGCCATCGCCTCCTACTACGAGGGCGTGCCCGTGGGGCAGCAGCGCCGCTTCCCGCTGAAGCTGCAGGAGCTGCTGGAAGACAAGCGCTGGCCCACCGTGCGCCGGCACCTGCGCCGCCTGTATGTCGATCCGATGACGGGCGCGGCCGATTGGGAGCTCATCGTGGCCCCCAGCGGCGGCGTCATCGGTGTGCGCTCGCGCGCCACCACGCGGCCGCTGAAGCGGGCAGGCTTCGACGAGGACGAAGAGGCCTTCGATCAGGCGGCCAGTGTGGGCGACTGGCGGTTTTCTGCCGCCATGTCCGGTGCGGGCAGCAAGGCGCCGGGAGCGGCAGCGCCCTCCACCGGGGGCAGCGGCAACTGACGGCAGGGCGACCCCTCCATTCAAGGGTGCGAATTCACGGCCGCTACCGATTGACACCACCCGGTCGGTCCCTATACTTCAATCGACCAGAGACAAAACGACGTTCTGCCTGGTAGAACAACGACAAAGAGCAATCAAAGTCGCGTGGATCGTTTTCTGGCACGACAACCGGCTTCAATCTCGAAAGGCCCACCATGAGCAAGAGGATGACAATGACAAGTAGCTTCAAGAAGACATTTGCGCTCGGCGCACTCGCCCTGTCTGCGGCTGGCGGTGCCAGTGCGCAGATCAACAGCAACCTGCCGCCCGGCGCGCTGCCGTCGAGCTGGGACCCGACCTACAACGTCTGCCGCGGCACCGACCCCAAGTGCTATCACAACTGGATTCCGACCCGGCAGAAGCGCGTCCTGATCTTCAGCCGCACCGCCGGCCCGCGCCACGCCAACCTCGGCACGGCACTCGCCGCCGGCCTGAATCCGCCGCTGAACGCGAACAACACTGCCGTGGCGGGCCTGAAGGCCTGGCTCGAGGCCGAAGGCATCGCCGTCGACTACACCGAGGAGGCCAGCCGGATTCCGGGCCACACGGCCACCTATGCCGCGGTGATCTTCATGAGCCCGACGCGGGACTCGATGAGCCTGCATGGCCGTGCGGTGAATCCCACCTATGCCGTTGACACCACGACCAGCGCCTATCTCGATTCGCCTAAGGTGAATCTGCGCCAGTACATCCGTGGCGGTGGTGGCTTCGTCGGCATCCACAACGCCTACGGCAATGAATACAACTGGCCCTGGTACGAAGGTCTGCTCGGCAATGCCAACTACTACAACCACGGCGCCGCCCAGAACGGCACGGTCAAGATCGTTGGTTCAGCGGACTCGTCGACCGAAGGTCTGCCGACATCGTTCGGCTTCCATGACGAGTGGTACAACCTGGTGCCCTACCCGACCAACGTCAAGTTCCTCGCGACCGTGGACACCGACTCGCTGGCCACGAAGAGCACCACCCACCCCGGCCATGGCAACTTCCATCCGGTGGCCTGGTGCCAGTACTACGACGGTGGCCGCGCCTTCCTGACCACCCTGGGCCACGATGCGAATGCCTTCATCGACGGTTCCAGCCAGCCCGGCCAGGCGGAGTTCAAGAAGTTCATGGTGCAAGGCATCAAGTCCGCCATGGGTCTGACACCGTTCTGCACGAAGTGAGTCAGTCGAACCCATCCACCTGGAGAATCCTATGAAAACAGGCTCGACCTTGCGACGAGCGCTGCCAGCGCTCAGGGCAGCGGCGGCGGCCGCGGCAATGGCGTGCAGTGCCAGCGCCAGCTTCGCCGCGGACGCAACGCTCTCGATCACCTCGTTCACCGCCAGCGCAGACGCCGACTCCGGCCTCTACGTCTACGCCACGAACCCGTTCCAGAGCTTCAGCATGAGCGCGGCCAATGGCGGCGGTGCCAGTGCCTCGGACAGCTACTCGGCCAATGACTGGTATCAGGGCGCCAACCGCCTGGCGCAAACCAGCTATGCCAAGGCCACCGGCAACACCGTTCAGTTCACCGACGCGTTCACCCAGCTGGCCACTGCCGGCTTCAATCTGGGCGCCAGCGCCCAGGAGAGCGGCGTGCTGGCCAACACGGCGAATGCCACGGCCTCCCAGTCCGGCGCCTTCACCCTGATCAACGGCGATGGCGACGCCGCTGCCGGCAGCATCACGTTCGACGTCTACTACGACATGGCGGTTGCGCCACCAGCAGGCACCTCGCCGGCCCGCTATGCGCAGACCCTGTTCAGCCTGCTCACATCGAGCACGGCGGGTGCAGGGCCGAGCTTCAGCGATGGCCTGCTGTCCAGCAACCTGCCGGGCGGCGTTGGGTCAAGCTCGGGGCATTTCAGCTGGACGGTCAGCCTCAACGCCGGCGACTCCGCGCTCTACACGCTCAACTCCAGCGCCATCGCTGCGGCCGTGCCCGTGCCCGAGCCGAGCAGCTTTGCGCTGCTGGGCCTGGGCCTGGCGGGCATCACGGCAGTGGCGCGCCGCCGCCGGCTGTCGTGATGCAGGGTCGGCCGGACACAGAAGGCAAAGCGCTGTTTGTCGACGCCCTGTCGAGAGGCAAGCCGGCCGGCTGATTCGCGATCTATCCCCCGAGAGTTGCCTCCGGCCTGCCCGGAGGCTTTTTTTTGTCGCGGCGATCCGCGGCGTTCAGCGTATTGCTTCCACCGTCCGCTCAAACCGCGGCAGCCAGTTGCTGAGGATGTCGGCCGAGACCAGCACCCGGTGCGCGCGGCCTATCAGCAGATGCCGGGGCACAGCGCCGATGAAGCGCGAGTCTTCGCTGTTGTCGCGGCTGTCGCCGAGCATGAAATAGTGGCCGGCCGGTACGGTAAGCGGGGCGAAGCTGCGCAGGGCCGGTTTGTCGGGGATGAACTGCACGCGGCGGTCGGCGCCGGCCACGCGCTCGGTGGCACGCACGGCACTCATCTCGACCCCGGGGGCCACCGGTTCGGGGTGCAGCGTCTGCTCGGCGTACTCGGCCGCCTGGCCGTTGAGGTACAGCACCTCGTCGCGCATCTCGACCACATCGCCCGGCAGGCCGACAATGCGTTTGATCAACCGGGTGCCGTTGGTCGGCGAGGTGAAGGTGACGACGTCGCCGCGCCGCGGGTCGCCAAGCGGTGCCAGCGAGATGTCGGTCAGCGGCAGCTTGAAGTCATAGGCCAGGCGGTTGACCAGCACCACATCACCCTCGAGCAGGGTGGGCCGCATCGAACCGGAGGGGATGGGGTTCCAGTCGGCAATGGCGGTTCGGAAGAATCCGAAGCAGATCAGGAACACGATGAATCCGCGATTCTCTTTGAGCCAGTGCTTCATGAATGCCTCTTGCTGGGTTGGGGTAACGGCGCGTTGGAGTGTGCGCGCGGAATTCGGTTCCCTGGCCCGGCGCCGGGCTTGACCCAGCGCAAGCGCCGACGGTGCGGCGGCTTGCCGCCCGCGTCCAATGCTGCGAGCATGGGGTTATCCGCCCCCTATCCCGTCAACGAGGTTCGCCATGGCTTCCTATCAGCACATTCTGCTGCCCACCGATGGTTCGGCCAGCGCCGACAAGGCTGCCGACACGGCCGTCGATCTGGCCCGGCGCTACGGCGCAAGGCTGAGCATCGTCAGCGTGGTCGACCCGGTGCCCTTCATCAGCTTCCCGGAAGCGGGCGGCGAGGCGCTGGCCTACTACCTCGAGGCCGCCGAAGACGGTGCCAAACTGGGCATCGAGCAGGCCGCGGCACGTGCCACGGCGGCCGGTGTCGCCTTCGACAGCCAGGTGCTGCGCGAGCATGGCCCGGCACCTTCCATCATCGATTACGCCAAGCACGAGGGCGCCGACCTGATCGTGATGGGTTCGCACGGCCGGCGCGGCCTCGACTCGCTGCTGCTGGGCAGCGTGGCGCACAAGGTGCTCACCCTGTCACCGGTGCCGGTGCTGGTCGTCAAATAGACCGCAGGCCCTAGGCCGAGGCGGGCAGCACAGGCCAGCGGGCCGTGATGCGCTGGCCGTCGAACACCAGCAGATCACCGAACTGCAGCAGCACCGCCTCGCTCTGGCGCGGGCGCAAGAAGATGTGGTCATCGGGCTTCAGATCGACCCGGCCCGAGGCCACCATCACCTGCTGGTTCGACGAGGCGCCGTAGAGGCCGCTCGCCGCCACGCCCTCCGGCGAGGCCACCTCGGCCAGCCAGTGGCCGCCGTGTATGGCCAGGCCGCGGGCCTGGTTGCGGTCCCAGGTCTGGGCCAGGCGGCTCAGCCAGGTGGCGCCCTCGGGCAGGCGGAACTGGGGCCAGGACTTGAGCACCGGCGTGGCGATGAAGGCCGCCGGCTGCAGGTCGGCCAGCAGCGGCTTCTCGAAGTCCAGCGGCAACAGCGCCGCCGAGCCCACCGAGACCTCGTTGGCCACGCCCTTGCCGTCATGCAGGCGAAAGGTTGGAGAGCCGGCGGTGTTCAGCGTCAGGCCCTCGCGGCGCAGCGGCCCCAGCAACTCGTTGGCCAGGCGCCAGGCGGTCTGGTAGCGCTTCTGCGACTCCTCCCAGGCCGTGGTGCGCATGCCTAAAACGTCGGGCAGGGCGGCCACATGGGCGTCGTAACCCATGAAACCCTGCCACTTCAGGCTGCCGGTCTTCAGGCTTTGCAGCGCCGCAGACAGTTCGGCCGGATCTTCGAAACCGCCGCGGTGCAGGCCGACGTCGATTTCCAGATTCACCCGCAAGGCCTGGCCCCGCTGCTCTGACAGCTGGCGGTACTGGGCCAGGCGCTCGGGCGTGTCGATCAGCCATTCGATGCCGCTGCCCACCTCGGGCGGCAGGGCCTGCAGCAGGGCGGCAGCGGCGGCCACCGGAAACGGCTTGCCCAGCAGCACCTGGCGATCGGGCCGCGCCTGAAGCAGCTGGCCGGTCTGCGCCGCGTTGAAGGCCATCACCCGCGGGCTGGCCCAGGCCTTGGCCACCTCGTCCATCAGCTCCAGGCAGGGCAGGGATTTGAGCACCGCGCGCAGGCCCATGCCGGTCTTGGCATGCGCGCCGATGGCAGCCAGGTTGGCGCGCAGCCGGGAGAGGTCGACAACCAGGCTGGCCTGGGCCACACCGGCGGCCTTCAGTGCCTGGCTCAGTGTGGCGAAGTAGGGGGCGTGCGGACCGCCGGTCTCGGCCGGGCGGGCCAGCCAGCCGGCCACCGGCAGCGCGATGGCGGCGCCCAGCAAGACGCGACGCTTATGCATTGGCGGCTCCCACGAACAGTTGGCGCAGATGCGCATTGAGCATGCGGCCCTGCGGATCGACGCTCTCGCGCACCCGCTGGAAGTCGGCAAACCGCGGGTACAGGGTCCGCAGGTCCTTGAGGTTCAGGTCATGCAGCTTGCCCCAGTGCGGCCGGCCGCCGTGACGCTTGAACACCGGCCCCAGCTCGGCGATCAGGTACTGGTAGGCCTCGCCTTGCAGCGCATGGGTGGCCACCGAGCAGCTGTCGCGGCCATGGAAAGGACTCAGCCAGGCGCCATCGCCGCGGATGAAGCGGAACTCGATGGGGAAGAAGATATCGTTGCGCCGCTCCAGGGTGGCGAGTATGTCCTTCAGGCAGGCGATGCCGGCCTCGCGGGGCAGGTGGTACTCGCTCTCGTTGAAGCGGGTCGGCCGCACGGTGCTGAGCAGGCGCCAGGACCAGTCCTGCGCGAACTCGGTCTGGGCCGGGTCTATCAGCTTGGCTGCGGTCCAGCGCCGCAGATCGGGCCAGCGGCCCAGCCAGTCGCGCAGGCGCTGCAGGTCGCGCAGCACGTTCTCGTCGGCCGAGCCCGGGTGCTGGGCCGGGCCCTCGGCCACCTCGCTGTGGGTGATGCCGGCGCTGTAGCCGGTGAAGGGCAGCACATACATCTCGAAGTGGCGGTGCTGGCGGGCCAGCTCGGGCGCCTTCTCCAGCAGG
It contains:
- a CDS encoding type II secretion system protein, with protein sequence MKTRGRGFTLIELVITVAIVGLLATMAMPLAELAVRRNKEQALRQALRIIRSGLDEFKRASDAGHIERAADASGFPASLELLVAGVPDAKDPAKKKIFFLRRLPPDPFFDGPADALPAQTWGQRSYASGPENPMAGKDVFDVYSTSAGTGLNGRAYREW
- a CDS encoding prepilin-type N-terminal cleavage/methylation domain-containing protein translates to MRGLRCGFTLIELLVVMAILATLLTIASPRYFGSMERSKENTLKQSLAVMRDAIDKFYSDNGQYPEALADLATRRYLRAIPVDPITGSAETWTTVAPPPSGLNRGEALKGSVYDVHSGAAGQTERGAEYSSL
- a CDS encoding type II secretion system protein — translated: MKGATSQRGFTYLGALFFVALLGSALALAGELWSTQAQRDREEELLFAGRQIRNAIASYYEGVPVGQQRRFPLKLQELLEDKRWPTVRRHLRRLYVDPMTGAADWELIVAPSGGVIGVRSRATTRPLKRAGFDEDEEAFDQAASVGDWRFSAAMSGAGSKAPGAAAPSTGGSGN
- a CDS encoding ThuA domain-containing protein produces the protein MTMTSSFKKTFALGALALSAAGGASAQINSNLPPGALPSSWDPTYNVCRGTDPKCYHNWIPTRQKRVLIFSRTAGPRHANLGTALAAGLNPPLNANNTAVAGLKAWLEAEGIAVDYTEEASRIPGHTATYAAVIFMSPTRDSMSLHGRAVNPTYAVDTTTSAYLDSPKVNLRQYIRGGGGFVGIHNAYGNEYNWPWYEGLLGNANYYNHGAAQNGTVKIVGSADSSTEGLPTSFGFHDEWYNLVPYPTNVKFLATVDTDSLATKSTTHPGHGNFHPVAWCQYYDGGRAFLTTLGHDANAFIDGSSQPGQAEFKKFMVQGIKSAMGLTPFCTK
- a CDS encoding PEP-CTERM sorting domain-containing protein, coding for MKTGSTLRRALPALRAAAAAAAMACSASASFAADATLSITSFTASADADSGLYVYATNPFQSFSMSAANGGGASASDSYSANDWYQGANRLAQTSYAKATGNTVQFTDAFTQLATAGFNLGASAQESGVLANTANATASQSGAFTLINGDGDAAAGSITFDVYYDMAVAPPAGTSPARYAQTLFSLLTSSTAGAGPSFSDGLLSSNLPGGVGSSSGHFSWTVSLNAGDSALYTLNSSAIAAAVPVPEPSSFALLGLGLAGITAVARRRRLS
- the lepB gene encoding signal peptidase I produces the protein MKHWLKENRGFIVFLICFGFFRTAIADWNPIPSGSMRPTLLEGDVVLVNRLAYDFKLPLTDISLAPLGDPRRGDVVTFTSPTNGTRLIKRIVGLPGDVVEMRDEVLYLNGQAAEYAEQTLHPEPVAPGVEMSAVRATERVAGADRRVQFIPDKPALRSFAPLTVPAGHYFMLGDSRDNSEDSRFIGAVPRHLLIGRAHRVLVSADILSNWLPRFERTVEAIR
- a CDS encoding universal stress protein, with the translated sequence MASYQHILLPTDGSASADKAADTAVDLARRYGARLSIVSVVDPVPFISFPEAGGEALAYYLEAAEDGAKLGIEQAAARATAAGVAFDSQVLREHGPAPSIIDYAKHEGADLIVMGSHGRRGLDSLLLGSVAHKVLTLSPVPVLVVK
- a CDS encoding alanine racemase, with protein sequence MHKRRVLLGAAIALPVAGWLARPAETGGPHAPYFATLSQALKAAGVAQASLVVDLSRLRANLAAIGAHAKTGMGLRAVLKSLPCLELMDEVAKAWASPRVMAFNAAQTGQLLQARPDRQVLLGKPFPVAAAAALLQALPPEVGSGIEWLIDTPERLAQYRQLSEQRGQALRVNLEIDVGLHRGGFEDPAELSAALQSLKTGSLKWQGFMGYDAHVAALPDVLGMRTTAWEESQKRYQTAWRLANELLGPLRREGLTLNTAGSPTFRLHDGKGVANEVSVGSAALLPLDFEKPLLADLQPAAFIATPVLKSWPQFRLPEGATWLSRLAQTWDRNQARGLAIHGGHWLAEVASPEGVAASGLYGASSNQQVMVASGRVDLKPDDHIFLRPRQSEAVLLQFGDLLVFDGQRITARWPVLPASA
- a CDS encoding D-arabinono-1,4-lactone oxidase; this translates as MNERRDWLKQTAALSVGLSAGLALGGEAVAQPAAPKPAGPKPWQNWSGIQQCQARQWLMPADEAQLAEAIAGAPGPLRCVGAGHSFSALVPTDGTLISLDKLTGIIAIDKATSTVRVRAGTRLAQLARELHGQGLALHNQPDIDVQTLAGALATGTHGTGLTLPALHDEVQALRLVTPAGEVKEASRLLNPELFDAARVSLGSLGVITEYTLRVRPRHMLARRVWLEPTAGLLEKAPELARQHRHFEMYVLPFTGYSAGITHSEVAEGPAQHPGSADENVLRDLQRLRDWLGRWPDLRRWTAAKLIDPAQTEFAQDWSWRLLSTVRPTRFNESEYHLPREAGIACLKDILATLERRNDIFFPIEFRFIRGDGAWLSPFHGRDSCSVATHALQGEAYQYLIAELGPVFKRHGGRPHWGKLHDLNLKDLRTLYPRFADFQRVRESVDPQGRMLNAHLRQLFVGAANA